One Anthonomus grandis grandis chromosome 13, icAntGran1.3, whole genome shotgun sequence DNA segment encodes these proteins:
- the LOC126743848 gene encoding uncharacterized protein LOC126743848, whose protein sequence is MNGKLEQLKRELTEMFYYGCTSTQVYTDYVEYIDLKIKCIMVQIAEVYEEHAHMDKDQVNELLGKQYQELWLELAEHLKKFNEEIQDIFEIPKDCVDVANMVPEDCFQPKAVEKLEKEIEELQQRFNQEKFYLESLKQKQEIIERVSQQLSEEKINRAKAIQKTAKRDADLLKELNQKKQEEINKLLENSGRGYNIKAMISRNVNEENTEKVIEKIMKQVLVNTK, encoded by the exons atgaacgGCAAATTAGAGCAACTAAAAAGGGAACTAACCGAAATGTTTTATTACGGTTGTACTTCTACACAGGTTTACACTGATT ATGTCGAGTACATagaccttaaaataaaatgcataatgGTCCAAATAGCCGAAGTATACGAGGAACATGCCCATATGGACAAAGATCAAGTAAATGAATTATTAGGGAAACAATATCAAGAACTGTGGCTCGAACTTGCCGAGCATCTGAAGAAATTTAAC GAGGAGATTCAAGATATTTTTGAGATACCAAAAGATTGTGTCGATGTGGCAAATATGGTACCCGAGGACTGCTTTCAACCTAAGGCAGTGGAAAAGTTGGAGAAAGAAATTGAGGAATTGCAACAGAGGTTTAATCAg GAAAAATTTTATCTGGAGTCACTGAAACAAAAACAGGAAATCATAGAGAGGGTTTCCCAGCAGCTGAGCGAGGAGAAAATAAACCGAGCGAAAGCAATACAAAAAACCGCCAAAAGAGATGCTGATTTACTAAAAGAACTTAACCAGAAGAAACAGGAGGAAATCAACAAATTACTGGAGAACTCTGGAAGAGGTTACAATATTAAAGCAATGATCTCTCGGAATGTTAACGAGGAAAACACAGAGAAAGTAATAGAGAAAATTATGAAGCAGGTTCTTGTTAAtaccaaataa
- the LOC126743796 gene encoding E3 ubiquitin-protein ligase PPP1R11-like: protein MSESVPSPQHPEPSTSTVTLTETVDEQDHAVPRLTVKLKKPRTDRKVQWSTETVDNEHLGKKKSKCCCIFNKPRKFGESSSSDSSDDECEHCQGHVEKKKRHMDHQAQKSENSVDPPNGSSPGEPAKGLIE, encoded by the exons ATGTCAGAATCTGTGCCGTCGCCCCAGCATCCAGAACCCTCGACTTCCACAGTGACCCTGACCGAAACCGTAGACGAACAG gatCATGCTGTTCCAAGGTTAACAGTGAAACTCAAAAAGCCCCGAACAGACCGAAAGGTCCAGTGGAGCACGGAAACAGTGGATAACGAACatttaggcaaaaaaaaatcaaaat GTTGTTGTATCTTCAACAAACCTCGTAAGTTTGGAGAAAGCTCTTCGTCAGACTCGTCTGATGATGAGTGCGAACATTGTCAGGGGCatgtagagaaaaaaaagagGCATATGGATCATCAGGCTCAAAAGAGTGAAAATAGTGTGGATCCTCCTAATGGTTCCAGTCCAGGAGAGCCCGCCAAAGGGTTAATCGAGTAA